A single region of the Moorena sp. SIOASIH genome encodes:
- a CDS encoding mechanosensitive ion channel domain-containing protein, producing MIRYRQKKISILFGSLLMVGAWWLPVQAKQTTNLILEKAVTTDDPTIPIEELELMLKPLTLDELEGEAQAWMFLLKTKVKELSDAEIAVKRKNRELQQTKEAVDALEDAKDALEEATDTKEKIETKGSAKDRIKALKAAEDAQEALEKAQESVEEAVKEEEKTKQDKTLQGAIDKAVEGTEQQKDKAKTSNEEVAKVQEKIGTISNKIITDEQQQKKTQQGIDQAKQNLEEAVEAKTEVKKQVLVNMTTLREERTALSDRFEVVLEELETKGGDVELYDKYIDAISGIKVDVTDTQGTWITIVGWLQSKEGGLRWANNIGKFLGIVAGFSILSLIVGTVLEKSLWMFPNMSAMLRQFVVRITRQGLFVVGIILGITALEVSIGPLMAMIGAAGFVVAFAFQNTLGNFANGLMILLYKPFDVGDMIEVAGVKGTVKDVNLVCTTINTLENKIIIVPNNSIWGNVIANETSSPIRAMFLTVRISYSNSITQALQVLTDIANSHPLVLKDPAPWIDTGELAEYAVNIWFMAYTKKEDYWTAYCDISRIIKERFEQEGIVIPLPQQEIYISQAMAKQEGSGAKTLKGNDLTLEGSHGQIATPKPHSSFPNGNTA from the coding sequence ATGATTCGTTACCGACAAAAGAAAATTAGCATTTTATTTGGCAGTCTCTTAATGGTTGGGGCATGGTGGTTACCGGTCCAAGCGAAACAGACCACTAATTTAATCTTAGAGAAAGCCGTTACCACTGACGATCCAACTATTCCGATTGAGGAGCTAGAGCTAATGCTCAAGCCCTTGACATTAGATGAGCTGGAGGGTGAAGCTCAGGCGTGGATGTTCTTGCTTAAAACTAAAGTTAAAGAACTTAGCGATGCTGAAATTGCTGTCAAGCGGAAAAATAGAGAGCTTCAACAAACTAAGGAAGCTGTTGATGCCCTAGAAGATGCCAAAGATGCTCTTGAGGAAGCGACAGATACTAAGGAAAAAATAGAGACTAAGGGATCGGCTAAGGATCGTATTAAAGCTTTAAAAGCTGCTGAAGATGCACAGGAAGCTCTCGAAAAAGCTCAGGAGTCAGTAGAAGAAGCAGTCAAAGAAGAGGAAAAGACCAAGCAAGATAAAACCTTGCAAGGGGCGATTGATAAAGCAGTTGAAGGTACTGAACAGCAGAAAGATAAAGCCAAAACCTCAAACGAAGAAGTTGCTAAGGTTCAAGAAAAGATTGGGACAATTAGCAACAAAATCATTACTGATGAACAACAGCAGAAAAAGACTCAACAGGGAATTGACCAAGCCAAACAAAACCTAGAAGAAGCGGTCGAGGCCAAGACCGAAGTTAAAAAGCAAGTTCTGGTCAACATGACTACACTGCGAGAGGAACGCACTGCTTTAAGCGATCGCTTTGAGGTCGTACTTGAAGAGCTGGAAACTAAAGGCGGTGATGTTGAGTTGTACGACAAATACATCGATGCCATCAGTGGGATTAAGGTAGACGTAACCGACACTCAAGGAACCTGGATTACCATCGTCGGCTGGCTCCAGTCTAAAGAAGGAGGTCTGCGCTGGGCCAATAACATTGGCAAATTTTTAGGAATTGTCGCTGGCTTTAGCATCCTCTCCCTGATTGTAGGGACAGTCCTCGAGAAATCTTTGTGGATGTTCCCGAATATGTCAGCTATGCTGCGTCAGTTCGTGGTTAGGATAACCCGCCAAGGATTATTTGTGGTGGGTATTATTTTAGGTATCACTGCCCTAGAGGTTAGTATTGGTCCACTGATGGCCATGATTGGAGCTGCTGGTTTTGTGGTAGCGTTTGCGTTCCAAAATACCCTCGGTAACTTTGCCAATGGGTTAATGATCTTGCTCTATAAACCCTTCGACGTGGGGGATATGATTGAAGTAGCTGGAGTAAAAGGTACGGTTAAGGATGTCAACTTAGTTTGCACCACCATCAATACTTTGGAAAATAAAATCATTATCGTGCCGAACAACTCAATCTGGGGTAACGTTATTGCGAACGAAACCAGTAGCCCCATCCGCGCTATGTTCCTCACGGTAAGGATCAGCTACAGCAATAGTATTACTCAAGCCCTCCAAGTTCTTACGGATATTGCCAACTCTCATCCTTTAGTATTGAAAGACCCTGCACCTTGGATTGACACTGGGGAATTGGCTGAATATGCTGTTAACATTTGGTTTATGGCATATACTAAGAAAGAGGATTACTGGACAGCCTATTGTGACATCAGCCGAATTATAAAAGAGAGATTTGAACAAGAGGGGATTGTGATCCCACTGCCTCAGCAGGAAATATACATCAGCCAAGCTATGGCTAAGCAAGAGGGGAGTGGGGCAAAAACCTTGAAAGGCAATGACCTTACCCTAGAAGGAAGTCATGGCCAGATAGCAACTCCAAAGCCCCATAGCTCTTTCCCCAACGGTAATACAGCTTAA
- a CDS encoding photosystem II reaction center protein L, whose amino-acid sequence MERNSNPNRQPVELNRTSLYLGLLLIFVLGILFSSYFFN is encoded by the coding sequence ATGGAGCGGAATTCCAATCCCAATAGACAGCCGGTTGAACTCAATCGGACGTCTCTTTACTTAGGTCTATTACTGATTTTTGTGCTTGGTATTCTGTTTTCCAGTTATTTCTTCAATTAA
- the psbF gene encoding cytochrome b559 subunit beta: protein MTSSNPNQPVSYPIFTIRWLAVHTLAVPSVFFLGAIAAMQFIQR from the coding sequence ATGACTAGCAGTAATCCCAATCAACCAGTTTCGTATCCGATTTTCACGATTAGATGGTTAGCGGTTCATACCCTAGCTGTTCCTTCAGTCTTTTTCTTAGGCGCGATCGCAGCCATGCAATTTATTCAACGATAG
- a CDS encoding photosystem II reaction center protein J — translation MSGGGRIPLWLVATIAGTGVIVVVGLFFYGAYVGIGSSM, via the coding sequence GTGTCTGGAGGGGGAAGAATTCCTTTATGGCTAGTTGCCACTATCGCTGGTACTGGTGTCATCGTAGTGGTTGGTCTTTTCTTCTATGGTGCCTATGTGGGAATTGGTTCTTCCATGTAA
- the ndhK gene encoding photosynthetic/respiratory NAD(P)H-quinone oxidoreductase subunit K: MNSNVKTDSAAIEQQQTNKILNPIERTQITQDLSENVILTTVDDLYNWARLSSLWPMLYGTACCFIEFAAMIGSRFDFDRFGLVPRSSPRQADLIITAGTITMKMGPALVRLYEQMPEPKYVIAMGACTITGGMFSVDSPTAVRGVDKLIPVDVYIPGCPPRPEAIMDAIVKLRKKVANESIQERGQLKQTHRYYSTTHNMKVVPEILTGKYLQSEDRYTAPKQLTEDMGIAVPPALKSYQKQEVERG; encoded by the coding sequence ATGAACTCTAATGTTAAAACGGATAGTGCTGCTATAGAACAGCAGCAAACAAACAAAATTCTTAACCCGATTGAGCGAACCCAAATCACTCAAGACCTATCGGAAAATGTAATCTTAACTACAGTAGACGACCTTTACAACTGGGCGCGGCTTTCCAGCCTCTGGCCGATGTTGTATGGTACCGCTTGTTGCTTCATTGAATTTGCGGCAATGATTGGGTCGCGGTTTGACTTTGACCGTTTTGGTTTAGTTCCTCGTTCTAGCCCCAGGCAAGCAGATTTAATTATCACAGCGGGTACCATCACCATGAAAATGGGACCAGCACTGGTTCGTCTGTATGAGCAGATGCCAGAGCCGAAGTACGTGATTGCCATGGGAGCTTGTACCATTACTGGCGGCATGTTTAGCGTTGATTCTCCAACAGCAGTCCGTGGTGTAGATAAATTGATTCCAGTGGATGTCTATATACCTGGGTGTCCCCCTCGTCCAGAAGCAATCATGGATGCTATTGTCAAGCTGCGCAAAAAGGTGGCTAACGAGTCGATTCAGGAGCGTGGTCAGCTCAAGCAAACCCACCGTTACTACAGCACCACTCACAACATGAAAGTGGTACCAGAGATTTTGACTGGTAAGTACCTGCAATCGGAGGATCGCTATACTGCACCCAAACAGTTGACCGAGGATATGGGAATAGCAGTACCACCAGCACTCAAATCCTATCAAAAGCAGGAGGTAGAGCGTGGCTGA
- a CDS encoding AbrB family transcriptional regulator gives MPEISSTPLTGKALLQKVKELSHLPRRETAKRCGYYTITKTDQTRVNLTDFYDAVLGAKGVPLDPEGTKDGRGREPTYRVSVHKNGQIVIGSTYTHAMGLEPGDEFEIKLGYKHIHLKQVDNDFESEEVSTHKAKKATS, from the coding sequence ATGCCAGAGATTTCAAGTACTCCCCTAACTGGTAAAGCATTACTTCAAAAAGTAAAAGAGCTATCACACTTGCCTCGCCGAGAGACAGCCAAGCGTTGCGGCTATTACACTATAACTAAAACAGACCAGACCCGCGTCAATTTAACAGATTTTTATGATGCGGTTTTAGGAGCCAAGGGTGTTCCCCTGGATCCAGAAGGCACAAAAGATGGTCGGGGGCGTGAACCGACTTATCGTGTGAGTGTCCATAAGAATGGTCAAATTGTTATTGGTTCAACCTACACTCATGCCATGGGATTAGAGCCTGGTGATGAATTTGAAATTAAACTGGGCTACAAACATATCCATCTGAAGCAGGTGGATAACGATTTTGAATCTGAAGAGGTATCTACTCACAAAGCAAAGAAAGCCACCTCTTAG
- a CDS encoding succinate dehydrogenase/fumarate reductase iron-sulfur subunit, with the protein MQVDFKIIRQTQNTAPLLQTYRLDVEKGNTILECLNRIKWEQDGTLAFRKNCRNTICGSCGIRINGRSALACKENVGNELGKQQLPDDSKIPEITIAPLGNMPVIKDLVVEMSSFWDNLEAVDPYVSTAARKIPEREFLQSPEERSHLAQAGNCIMCGACYSECNAKEVNRDFVGPHALAKAQRLVVDSRDNTTENRLEKYNEGTKGVWGCTRCMMCNAVCPMGVAPMDQIGKIKQDILEGIDDLDSRPIRHRKVLIDLVKEGGWIDERKFGLQVVGNSFRDIQGLASLGPLGLRMLVRGKFPLSFSPSAGTSQVRSLIESVKNLESEGSDQS; encoded by the coding sequence ATGCAAGTTGATTTCAAAATCATTCGACAGACTCAAAACACTGCCCCACTACTCCAGACTTATAGGCTGGATGTCGAGAAAGGAAACACGATTCTGGAATGCTTGAATCGTATTAAGTGGGAACAAGATGGTACTTTAGCTTTTCGCAAAAATTGTCGCAACACGATTTGTGGTAGCTGTGGCATACGAATCAATGGTCGGTCGGCTTTGGCCTGTAAGGAAAATGTGGGCAATGAATTGGGGAAGCAACAGCTGCCAGATGACTCTAAAATTCCGGAGATTACTATAGCACCTCTGGGGAATATGCCAGTAATCAAGGATTTAGTCGTTGAGATGAGCAGCTTCTGGGATAACTTAGAAGCTGTTGATCCCTACGTCAGCACTGCTGCTAGGAAGATTCCCGAACGGGAATTTTTACAGAGTCCTGAAGAGCGATCGCATTTGGCTCAGGCTGGTAATTGTATCATGTGTGGTGCCTGTTATTCTGAGTGTAATGCCAAAGAAGTTAATCGAGATTTTGTCGGTCCTCATGCCTTGGCTAAAGCACAGCGTCTGGTGGTAGATTCCCGTGATAATACCACGGAAAATCGTTTGGAGAAATATAACGAAGGAACAAAAGGAGTCTGGGGTTGTACCCGCTGTATGATGTGTAATGCGGTTTGCCCGATGGGTGTGGCTCCTATGGATCAAATCGGTAAGATTAAACAGGATATTCTTGAAGGCATTGATGACCTTGATAGTCGTCCAATCCGCCACCGCAAAGTCCTAATTGATTTAGTCAAAGAGGGAGGCTGGATTGATGAGCGTAAGTTTGGCTTGCAGGTGGTTGGTAACTCATTTCGAGATATCCAAGGTTTGGCGAGCCTAGGACCACTGGGATTACGAATGCTAGTTAGAGGTAAGTTTCCCTTGAGCTTTTCTCCATCAGCAGGGACATCACAAGTGCGATCGCTAATTGAATCGGTAAAAAATTTGGAGTCTGAAGGATCTGATCAGTCATGA
- the ndhC gene encoding photosynthetic/respiratory NAD(P)H-quinone oxidoreductase subunit C encodes MFVLSGYEYLLGFILACSLVPLLALSASKLLRPSHREPERRTTYESGMEPVGGAWIQFNIRYYMFALVFVIFDVETVFLYPWAVAFNRLGLLAFVEALIFIAILVVALVYAWRKGALEWS; translated from the coding sequence GTGTTTGTTCTTAGCGGTTACGAGTATCTCTTAGGCTTCATACTAGCTTGCAGCTTAGTTCCCTTACTAGCCCTGTCGGCTTCCAAGCTTTTGCGACCTAGCCATCGGGAGCCAGAGCGGCGCACCACCTATGAATCTGGTATGGAACCAGTGGGGGGTGCTTGGATTCAGTTCAACATTCGTTATTATATGTTCGCCCTGGTGTTCGTGATTTTCGATGTTGAAACTGTATTCCTCTATCCCTGGGCTGTCGCCTTCAATCGCCTGGGATTACTGGCATTTGTGGAAGCCCTAATTTTTATTGCAATTCTTGTGGTTGCTCTGGTTTACGCTTGGCGCAAAGGAGCCTTGGAATGGTCATGA
- a CDS encoding photosynthesis system II assembly factor Ycf48, producing MKTLKQILILLAVALICVSCKSPSSISYNPWAVISLPTETTMQDIGFTGDLSHGWIVGSYATIFETKDGGNTWQQKGLDLGDENYRFSSISFAGDEGWIVGQPSIMLHTTDGGQSWSRILLSEKLPGSPNRILALGPNSAEMTTDVGAIYQTKDAGKTWKAQVEQAVGVTRNISRSEDGSYVAVSARGNFYSTWDPGQSAWLQHNRYSSKRLQNMGFTPDGRLWILARGGQVQFSSAEDLENWEEPMYPEVSNSLGLLDLAYRTPNEIWVAGGSGNLLCSFDGGKTWQKDRDLKDVPSNFYKIVFVTPEQGFVIGQKGILLKYEPPTQEA from the coding sequence ATGAAAACGCTGAAACAAATTTTAATATTACTGGCGGTGGCATTAATTTGTGTCAGCTGCAAATCTCCTTCATCCATAAGCTACAATCCTTGGGCGGTTATTTCCTTACCCACAGAAACAACCATGCAGGACATTGGCTTTACGGGGGATCTTAGTCATGGATGGATTGTGGGTAGCTATGCCACAATTTTTGAGACTAAGGATGGCGGGAATACATGGCAACAGAAAGGCTTGGATCTCGGAGATGAAAATTATCGCTTCTCCTCTATAAGCTTTGCTGGTGATGAGGGGTGGATTGTTGGTCAACCCTCGATCATGCTCCATACTACTGATGGGGGTCAATCTTGGTCTCGCATTCTATTAAGTGAGAAGTTACCAGGTTCACCCAACAGAATCCTGGCTCTGGGACCCAACTCAGCAGAGATGACCACTGATGTTGGCGCAATTTATCAGACTAAGGATGCTGGGAAGACCTGGAAAGCACAGGTGGAACAGGCGGTCGGAGTCACCCGTAATATTTCCCGCTCTGAAGATGGTAGTTACGTAGCTGTGTCTGCTAGAGGGAACTTTTACTCAACTTGGGATCCCGGTCAGAGTGCTTGGTTACAGCATAATCGTTACAGTTCCAAGCGTCTCCAGAATATGGGGTTTACCCCCGATGGTCGTCTGTGGATTCTTGCCCGGGGTGGTCAGGTACAATTTAGCAGTGCCGAAGACCTAGAAAATTGGGAAGAACCGATGTATCCGGAAGTTTCCAATAGCTTGGGATTACTTGACTTAGCCTATCGCACACCCAATGAAATTTGGGTAGCAGGTGGCAGTGGTAATTTGCTTTGTAGCTTTGATGGTGGAAAAACCTGGCAAAAAGACCGGGATCTTAAGGATGTTCCCTCCAATTTTTACAAAATCGTCTTTGTAACACCAGAACAGGGGTTTGTCATTGGTCAGAAAGGAATTTTACTCAAGTATGAGCCCCCTACCCAGGAAGCTTAA
- a CDS encoding M protein trans-acting positive regulator PRD domain-containing protein produces MENALFVYLVQTGTIFVPKLYLKSNQNERYLEQSYEQRQRFKVTDASKYVKHFTNKQHFRPCLSVNII; encoded by the coding sequence GTGGAAAATGCGCTCTTTGTTTATCTAGTCCAAACTGGCACCATCTTTGTGCCTAAGCTATATTTGAAAAGTAATCAGAATGAAAGATATTTAGAGCAAAGTTACGAGCAACGGCAAAGATTTAAGGTAACTGATGCATCCAAATACGTGAAGCATTTCACCAACAAGCAGCATTTTCGACCTTGCTTGTCAGTCAATATAATATAA
- the psbE gene encoding cytochrome b559 subunit alpha, with translation MAGTTGERPFGDIITSVRYWVIHSVTIPALFIAGWLFVSTGLAYDVFGTPRPNEYFTQERMELPIVSDRYNAKQQVEQFAP, from the coding sequence ATGGCAGGTACAACTGGAGAACGTCCGTTTGGTGACATTATTACCAGCGTTCGTTACTGGGTCATTCACAGTGTTACCATCCCAGCCCTATTTATCGCTGGTTGGCTTTTTGTTAGCACTGGTCTGGCTTACGATGTGTTTGGCACACCCCGTCCTAATGAATACTTTACTCAAGAGCGGATGGAACTACCAATCGTTTCAGACCGCTACAATGCTAAACAACAAGTTGAACAATTTGCTCCATAA
- a CDS encoding NAD(P)H-quinone oxidoreductase subunit J — protein MAEESKPVEQTTQSSEIVEAGKVSGWLKENGFEHEFMELDHLGVEVLKVEPEVWLPIATALYAYGFNYLQCQGGYDFGPGADLVSFYHLIKVSDNTDQPEEVRVKVFLPRDNPKVPSVYWIWKAADWQERETYDMFGIVFEGHPNLKRILMPEDWVGWPLRKDYISPDFYELQDAY, from the coding sequence GTGGCTGAAGAGTCAAAACCAGTAGAGCAAACCACACAATCCTCTGAGATAGTTGAAGCGGGAAAAGTCTCGGGATGGCTCAAGGAAAACGGTTTTGAGCATGAGTTCATGGAGCTGGATCACCTAGGGGTTGAGGTACTCAAAGTTGAACCAGAGGTCTGGCTTCCCATTGCTACTGCTCTGTACGCCTATGGGTTTAACTACCTCCAATGTCAAGGAGGCTATGATTTTGGTCCTGGGGCAGACTTGGTCAGCTTTTACCACTTGATTAAAGTCAGTGATAATACTGATCAGCCTGAGGAAGTGCGTGTAAAAGTCTTCCTACCGCGAGATAATCCTAAGGTTCCCTCGGTTTACTGGATATGGAAAGCTGCTGATTGGCAGGAGCGGGAAACCTACGATATGTTCGGTATAGTTTTTGAAGGACACCCTAACCTGAAGCGGATTTTGATGCCAGAAGATTGGGTGGGTTGGCCTTTGCGGAAGGATTATATATCACCGGACTTCTACGAATTACAGGATGCTTATTGA
- a CDS encoding chlorophyll a/b-binding protein — protein MSSETPNSSESSQESFNQPEPAFGWTPYAEQINGRFAMVALVCIVLLELLTGQGLLTWLGLL, from the coding sequence ATGAGTTCTGAAACACCCAATTCTAGTGAATCGTCTCAGGAGTCTTTTAACCAACCCGAACCAGCTTTTGGTTGGACTCCCTATGCTGAGCAAATCAATGGCAGGTTTGCCATGGTTGCCTTAGTTTGTATCGTGTTACTGGAGTTGCTCACTGGTCAAGGTTTGTTGACTTGGCTGGGTCTACTCTAA
- a CDS encoding type II CAAX endopeptidase family protein, with translation MAILDQATNGSFVSLMTSTTLFKVGTFFLAWAVLWLPLALPIAMVLKWRPNKPLAPDQKLPLLAALYLIAPLILWGASQLEGVPFSDYGLEWKLSVLGSLGLGLGVGILSLIIVFTGQLLLGWVRWNSENWQRLGPILLPVMLLGLWIGLTEELVFRGFLVNQLQQDYSIWVGAAISSGIFALLHLVWEQKDTIPQLPGLWLMGMVLVLARWVDGGSLGLAWGLHAGWIWGLTCLDSAELIAYTGIGPIWITGLGGKPLAGIVGLLCLLEVGALLLLMLPDQLINIR, from the coding sequence ATGGCTATTCTTGATCAGGCAACTAATGGGTCGTTTGTGTCATTAATGACGTCAACTACTCTTTTCAAGGTAGGCACTTTTTTCCTAGCTTGGGCAGTTTTGTGGCTGCCCCTAGCTCTCCCTATAGCTATGGTTTTAAAGTGGCGTCCAAATAAGCCTTTAGCACCAGACCAAAAGTTACCACTACTCGCAGCACTTTACCTGATTGCTCCCCTAATTTTATGGGGAGCTTCTCAACTAGAGGGGGTGCCTTTCTCCGATTACGGATTGGAGTGGAAATTAAGCGTTTTAGGGTCTCTAGGATTGGGACTAGGAGTAGGTATTCTCAGCTTAATCATAGTATTTACTGGGCAATTATTACTAGGCTGGGTGAGGTGGAATTCTGAAAATTGGCAGCGTTTGGGACCGATATTACTGCCAGTGATGTTATTAGGGCTGTGGATTGGGCTTACAGAAGAGTTAGTCTTTCGTGGCTTCTTAGTCAATCAACTACAGCAGGATTATTCTATCTGGGTAGGAGCAGCCATCTCTAGTGGGATTTTTGCCCTGTTACACCTAGTTTGGGAACAAAAAGATACTATCCCTCAGTTACCAGGATTATGGCTAATGGGAATGGTATTAGTCCTAGCCCGTTGGGTGGATGGAGGCAGTCTGGGTTTAGCATGGGGACTACATGCTGGTTGGATTTGGGGTTTAACTTGTTTGGACTCAGCTGAGTTAATTGCTTACACAGGAATTGGACCAATTTGGATAACGGGTTTGGGAGGAAAACCGTTAGCTGGGATAGTGGGTCTTCTTTGTTTATTGGAAGTTGGGGCTTTATTATTACTGATGTTGCCGGATCAGCTGATAAACATTCGATAA
- a CDS encoding family 2A encapsulin nanocompartment shell protein — MVYTSDQPQQSLSTQTARNLATTTKTAPQMRGKTPRLLLKLLPWVEVSGGTYRVNRRDIRVTEEMPTNDDGEKNIEILSGHEGEPSVTQTFVDYDDEPREYPLSIAQTILKVHTRVGDLYSNATDQVREQLRLTVEGLMERKEKDIINHDGDGDPDKAYGLLHAADPSMRISTRTGPPTPDDFDELLAKVWKQPAFFLAHPQAIAAFGRECTLRGVPPATVQLFGSPYITWRGVPVVPSNKLKVNEGKTNILLMRVGEAAQGVVGLQKTGVPGEQVPGVSVRLMGISDQGIATYLVTIYFSVACLVPDALGVLENVDITTYHNYD; from the coding sequence ATGGTTTATACATCAGACCAACCGCAACAAAGCTTAAGTACTCAAACAGCTCGTAATTTAGCGACGACGACTAAAACAGCGCCCCAAATGCGGGGGAAGACCCCACGTTTACTGCTCAAGCTTCTACCTTGGGTTGAGGTTTCAGGTGGTACTTACCGGGTGAACCGCCGAGATATCAGAGTTACAGAAGAGATGCCCACGAACGATGATGGGGAAAAGAACATTGAAATATTAAGTGGTCACGAAGGCGAACCCAGCGTCACCCAAACCTTTGTTGACTACGACGATGAACCTCGGGAGTATCCTTTGAGTATTGCCCAGACAATCTTGAAGGTTCATACCCGAGTCGGTGATCTCTACAGCAATGCCACGGATCAGGTGCGAGAGCAGTTGCGCCTCACCGTTGAAGGATTGATGGAACGTAAGGAAAAGGACATTATTAACCATGATGGTGATGGTGATCCCGACAAAGCCTATGGCTTACTCCATGCCGCAGATCCATCTATGCGCATCTCCACTCGTACTGGGCCACCCACACCGGATGACTTTGATGAACTATTGGCAAAGGTCTGGAAACAGCCAGCATTTTTCTTAGCTCACCCCCAAGCGATCGCTGCCTTTGGTCGAGAATGTACGCTCCGGGGTGTTCCTCCTGCAACCGTTCAACTATTTGGTTCACCCTATATCACCTGGCGAGGGGTTCCGGTAGTTCCCAGTAATAAGTTGAAGGTAAACGAGGGCAAAACCAATATTCTGCTGATGCGAGTTGGCGAAGCCGCCCAAGGGGTGGTGGGTCTACAAAAAACTGGCGTGCCTGGGGAACAAGTGCCGGGGGTGTCCGTGCGCTTAATGGGGATCAGTGACCAGGGGATTGCCACTTACCTGGTTACCATCTATTTTTCCGTAGCCTGCCTCGTGCCCGACGCCCTGGGCGTTCTGGAGAACGTAGATATTACGACCTACCATAATTATGACTGA
- a CDS encoding rubredoxin → MTERAPEQTLAEQAPSSYECRACGYVYDPTKGDSNRNVPAGTLYKDLPDDWRCPVCNAPKIQFINIGAVNAPSGFQENLNYGLGVNRMTPAQKNLLIFSALGLGFLFFLSLYGLN, encoded by the coding sequence ATGACTGAACGAGCCCCAGAGCAAACCCTAGCTGAACAGGCACCCAGCAGCTATGAATGCCGTGCGTGTGGCTATGTTTACGATCCAACCAAGGGAGATAGTAATCGCAATGTTCCAGCTGGGACATTATATAAGGATTTGCCAGATGACTGGCGTTGTCCAGTGTGCAACGCTCCGAAAATTCAGTTTATTAATATTGGTGCTGTTAATGCCCCGTCTGGATTTCAGGAGAATCTTAACTATGGATTGGGTGTTAACCGCATGACACCAGCACAAAAAAACCTTTTAATTTTTAGCGCTTTAGGATTAGGCTTTTTGTTTTTTCTGAGCCTTTACGGTTTGAACTGA